In Triticum aestivum cultivar Chinese Spring chromosome 5B, IWGSC CS RefSeq v2.1, whole genome shotgun sequence, the following proteins share a genomic window:
- the LOC123112699 gene encoding mitochondrial uncoupling protein 5, with product MGVKGFVEGGIASIVAGCSTHPLDLIKVRMQLQGESSAAAAAVPQPALRPALAFQAGAHTVTLPHAPTPVPKPGPIGICTQILRAEGAAGLFSGISATMLRQTLYSTTRMGLYDILKKRWTQENAGVLPLHRKIAAGLIAGGVGAAVGNPADLAMVRMQADGRLPLADRRNYRSVGDAIARMTRDEGVRSLWRGSALTVNRAMIVTASQLATYDQAKEAILARRGPAADGLGTHVAASFAAGIVAAAASNPVDVVKTRVMNMKVAPGAPPPYAGALDCALKTVRSEGVMALYKGFIPTVSRQGPFTVVLFVTLEQVRKVFKDVEF from the coding sequence ATGGGCGTCAAGGGATTCGTCGAGGGCGGCATCGCCTCCATCGTCGCCGGCTGCTCCACCCACCCGCTCGACCTCATCAAGGTCCGGATGCAGCTGCAGGGGGAGtcgtccgcggcggcggcggccgtcccGCAGCCCGCGCTCCGCCCGGCGCTCGCCTTCCAGGCCGGGGCGCACACCGTGACGCTCCCGCACGCGCCGACGCCGGTGCCGAAGCCCGGCCCCATAGGCATCTGCACGCAGATCCTGCGCGCCGAGGGCGCCGCCGGCCTCTTCTCCGGGATCTCGGCCACCATGCTGCGCCAGACGCTCTACTCCACCACGCGGATGGGGCTCTACGACATCCTCAAGAAACGCTGGACCCAGGAGAACGCCGGCGTGCTGCCGCTGCACCGCAAGATCGCCGCCGGCCTCATCgccggcggcgtcggcgcggcCGTCGGCAACCCGGCCGACCTGGCCATGGTGCGGATGCAGGCCGACGGCCGCCTCCCGCTGGCCGACCGCCGGAACTACCGCAGCGTGGGCGACGCCATCGCCCGGATGACGCGGGACGAGGGCGTGCGCAGCCTCTGGCGCGGCTCGGCGCTCACGGTCAACCGCGCCATGATTGTCACCGCGTCGCAGCTGGCGACCTACGACCAGGCCAAGGAGGCCATCCTGGCCCGCCGCGGCCCGGCCGCCGACGGGCTGGGCACGCACGTGGCCGCCAGCTTCGCCGCGGGCATCGTGGCCGCGGCCGCGTCCAACCCCGTCGACGTGGTCAAAACCAGAGTGATGAACATGAAGGTGGCGCCGGGCGCGCCCCCGCCGTACGCCGGGGCCCTGGACTGCGCGCTCAAGACGGTGCGGTCGGAGGGCGTGATGGCGCTCTACAAGGGGTTCATCCCCACGGTGTCGCGCCAGGGGCCCTTCACCGTCGTGCTCTTCGTCACCCTCGAGCAGGTGCGCAAGGTCTTCAAGGACGTCGAGTTCTAA